Proteins from one Aquila chrysaetos chrysaetos chromosome 5, bAquChr1.4, whole genome shotgun sequence genomic window:
- the LSM8 gene encoding LSM8 homolog, U6 small nuclear RNA associated has translation MTSALENYINRTVAVITSDGRMIVGTLKGFDQTINLILDESHERVFSSSQGVEQVVLGLYIVRGDNVAVIGEIDEETDSALDLGNIRAEPLNSVVH, from the exons ATGACCTCTGCTTTGGAGAATTACATCAACC GTACTGTTGCAGTAATTACTTCTGATGGAAGAATGATTGTG GGAACCCTCAAAGGTTTTGATCAGACCATTAACTTGATTTTGGATGAAAGCCATGAACGAGTGTTCAGTTCTTCACAAGGAGTTGAGCAAGTAGTGCTGGGATTATACATTGTAAGAGGTGATAACGT tgctgtCATTGGTGAAATTGATGAAGAGACAGATTCAGCTCTTGACTTGGGGAATATTCGAGCAGAACCTTTAAACTCAGTTGTgcattga